A portion of the Deinococcus peraridilitoris DSM 19664 genome contains these proteins:
- a CDS encoding ATP-binding protein has translation MTHPPPDPQELAQLQQELRAHQEREAYSPIAQLTLDSQGNILHANPAACALLASDEAQLRRKHLGHFIHPEDSRSLTYFQHQFLSGSARAVVELRLLPRPDALCYARLEGQAVWTQPSASVRLHVALTDLSVQRHAFDESLRRQADLELELTRTKAQVQALHAEFQEVAELFSEELLPRLQALSGHGLPASEAQVPRELEARMEGFAAYLHARRQRLRLERVNMNTVLRPLIQQCTQEGRAPQNRVTCEQLPEVTGDAQALEWVLRALLDNALKFRQDGEAARVHVGTLRQPQEDVVFVRDSGVGFNRRHRSRLFRLFGRLHGDAFEGHGVSLAVARVLVERQGGRLWAEGKLGEGATFYFALPRDATPKNS, from the coding sequence ATGACCCACCCCCCTCCCGATCCTCAGGAACTGGCACAGCTTCAGCAGGAACTGCGCGCGCACCAGGAACGCGAAGCCTACTCGCCGATCGCGCAACTCACCCTCGATTCGCAAGGCAACATCCTACACGCCAACCCGGCCGCCTGCGCGCTGCTCGCCAGCGACGAAGCACAGCTCAGACGAAAACACCTCGGTCACTTCATACACCCGGAGGACAGCCGTTCCCTCACGTATTTTCAGCATCAATTCCTGTCCGGCTCCGCGCGTGCCGTGGTGGAGCTGCGTCTGCTGCCGCGACCTGACGCCTTGTGCTACGCGCGGCTCGAAGGGCAAGCGGTCTGGACTCAGCCATCCGCTAGCGTGCGCCTTCACGTGGCACTGACTGACCTGAGCGTGCAACGCCACGCGTTCGACGAATCCTTGAGGCGCCAGGCGGACCTCGAACTGGAGCTCACCCGCACCAAAGCACAAGTGCAGGCCCTTCACGCGGAATTCCAAGAAGTCGCGGAGCTCTTCAGCGAGGAGCTGCTGCCTCGTCTGCAAGCCCTCAGCGGGCACGGACTTCCCGCCAGCGAAGCGCAGGTGCCTCGGGAACTCGAAGCTCGCATGGAGGGTTTCGCGGCGTACCTGCACGCTCGCCGTCAGCGGCTGCGGCTGGAACGCGTTAACATGAATACGGTGCTTCGGCCGTTGATTCAGCAGTGCACCCAGGAAGGGCGGGCCCCCCAGAACCGCGTGACGTGCGAGCAGCTTCCGGAGGTCACGGGAGACGCGCAGGCCCTGGAGTGGGTGTTGCGTGCGCTGCTCGACAACGCCTTGAAGTTCCGTCAGGACGGTGAAGCCGCTCGGGTGCATGTCGGCACGTTGAGGCAACCGCAGGAAGACGTGGTGTTCGTGCGCGATTCGGGTGTGGGCTTCAACAGGCGTCACAGGTCACGCCTGTTTCGCCTGTTCGGTCGCCTGCACGGTGACGCGTTCGAGGGGCATGGGGTGAGCCTGGCCGTGGCGCGCGTGTTGGTGGAGCGGCAGGGTGGGCGTCTCTGGGCGGAAGGCAAACTCGGGGAAGGCGCCACCTTTTACTTCGCGTTGCCACGCGATGCAACGCCCAAAAACTCCTGA
- a CDS encoding DUF1206 domain-containing protein, giving the protein MALKRRLRQQVRCAQPWLVPLARLGYLAKGLVFLTLGVYTVRAAARATRAQSVHGALAQLVEEPFGRLLLSGLTIGLGGYALWLLVRAVLDPDGQGTSVLAWVRRLACLLNAAVYLGLAWFVLRVAWNGGGATSEAPIRSWTATLLEPPFGPWLVILAGLVALGVAINQLVVAWTGMFLEFLDLSALKVRDITALRLLGQFGLLARSVVFSTIGVLLIQAAWWHDPQEAGGVAKALTVLGQPPLGTWVLSGVALGFMALALYSFLQARFRQVSC; this is encoded by the coding sequence ATGGCCCTGAAAAGGCGACTCCGGCAGCAGGTGAGATGCGCGCAACCGTGGCTGGTGCCGCTCGCCCGGCTGGGGTACCTCGCCAAAGGGTTGGTGTTCCTGACGCTCGGTGTCTACACGGTGCGGGCGGCCGCCCGCGCAACGCGGGCGCAGAGTGTGCATGGCGCGCTGGCACAGCTGGTCGAAGAACCGTTCGGGCGGCTGTTGCTGAGTGGCCTGACGATAGGTCTCGGCGGCTACGCGTTGTGGCTGCTGGTGCGCGCGGTGCTTGACCCGGACGGGCAAGGCACCAGTGTCCTCGCCTGGGTGCGGCGTCTGGCGTGCCTGCTCAACGCCGCGGTGTACCTGGGACTCGCGTGGTTTGTGCTGCGGGTGGCGTGGAACGGTGGGGGCGCCACTTCCGAAGCGCCCATCCGAAGCTGGACAGCAACGCTGCTCGAACCACCGTTCGGTCCGTGGCTGGTGATCCTGGCTGGCCTGGTGGCCCTGGGAGTGGCCATCAACCAACTGGTCGTGGCGTGGACGGGCATGTTCCTGGAATTCCTCGATCTTTCAGCGCTCAAGGTGCGTGACATCACCGCCTTGCGTCTGTTGGGACAATTCGGCCTGCTGGCGCGCAGCGTGGTGTTCAGTACCATTGGGGTGCTGCTCATTCAAGCTGCCTGGTGGCACGATCCACAAGAAGCGGGCGGCGTCGCCAAAGCCTTGACGGTGCTGGGACAGCCACCGCTGGGCACCTGGGTGCTGAGCGGTGTCGCGCTGGGCTTTATGGCCCTCGCGTTGTATTCCTTCCTGCAAGCGCGCTTCCGGCAAGTGTCCTGCTGA